In Corallococcus macrosporus, the following are encoded in one genomic region:
- a CDS encoding serine/threonine-protein kinase codes for MRTPITLPGSGVGERRSLIPGVIVTGRYRVDSLLGEGGMGRIWLADDLQERRRVALKEMHVPSELSAAKVEELVLLFRHEFFAMKKLQHPSTLKVFDWGMTEAGNRFITMEVVGGKDLSSLVHDAPLDTRTLYRVLIQMAQVLAFIHSRLYVHCDIKASNVRITESGAVKLMDFGVMHQLGTPSPGKLKGTLEYLAPEWQRGASIDGRADLYSLGVMAWYLATRKLPFKRASPAVLLADHLTRPAPRPSTICPVDPQLEEIILLLMAKDPRERFQDAGELLEALCQASGEPVPEESLSARASYLHVPEVVGREAELEGLMNGLAEADWGQSRAVLVGGPAGVGKTRLLQEFELQAKLAELPFGRGQCRAEGLSPLAPVAQALRCLVPHTPSELMDRVKAPLARLLSSDVFDGDLHEQLPRDSSDEKTAFFEALSEWTRTLGGRQSFVLCFEDLQWADSASLEALNVLIRALHGTRGMVVGTFRSQELSRLSLAFQTVDEKLTSRVDLEPLSAEHVATLVELVLPGLDVPEGFVQRLHATTGGNAFFATECLRMLVEAGALKRVGGRWEAEEGLGTRRLPASIQEAVLVRLASAPPEQVALLRKLAPAGRMLDLPLLRALSGLPEAELFAVLDGIVERQFLQDVEGRYVFTHDTVHQAVYDSTPEAERRAHHGRVARTLQSLPSERAGVVRAVGWHFARSDAPAEAIQPLLEAGHAAIEAEALLEATLLLKEAAALLESAPDYPGRSEQLLRTWVSLVEVGYSSDPPTSVAYADRLFAHWAATVDVASGRREALSRLESARTATPAEREELLIPLFREVAADARMTPVDVFWKRSELEILQGMALAILGRTDAVEALIARVAAEHPEDSPYRAGLSVARSTLSAYTGQWAGGVADQRRQVQRLREFRDAVGRPPRRLAWALGMGGYLLNVNLALRGEPLDEELHKDGLQLAEAQGFTDVRAYHLFAQVARAAFTGDGAAFASALAQKTELIRRLGSPRLMERNLALFTPPYYLERGEHELVAAVVSRGEALSRVLPEDRWLRAHVLVYQACRDVLFEDAGAARESLPRALEAARQGGLRMETLVHVYQSRFERDQGRLPAALAAAEAALERALDPRFANPWDEILARRALAPLVSQEDGDAHLRRARLLAESTGNVLQMGLVYLQHAERYGTPEEVMRELEIAERAFTTARATHLQLLAQSLRGPLSRQHEDVKQSA; via the coding sequence ATGCGTACGCCCATCACGTTGCCGGGCTCGGGCGTGGGCGAGCGCCGCTCGCTGATTCCCGGCGTCATCGTCACCGGGCGCTACCGGGTGGACTCGCTCTTGGGCGAGGGCGGCATGGGCCGCATCTGGCTGGCGGACGACCTGCAGGAGCGCCGCCGCGTGGCGCTCAAGGAGATGCACGTCCCCTCGGAGCTGTCCGCCGCGAAGGTGGAGGAGCTGGTGCTGCTGTTCCGGCACGAGTTCTTCGCGATGAAGAAGCTCCAGCACCCGTCCACGCTCAAGGTCTTCGACTGGGGCATGACGGAGGCCGGCAACCGCTTCATCACCATGGAGGTGGTGGGCGGCAAGGACCTGAGCTCGCTGGTGCATGACGCGCCGCTGGACACGCGCACGCTGTATCGCGTGCTGATTCAAATGGCGCAGGTGCTCGCGTTCATCCACTCGCGCCTGTACGTGCACTGCGACATCAAGGCCAGCAACGTGCGCATCACCGAGTCCGGCGCGGTGAAGCTGATGGACTTCGGCGTGATGCACCAGCTGGGCACGCCCAGCCCCGGCAAGCTGAAGGGCACGCTGGAGTACCTGGCGCCGGAGTGGCAGCGGGGCGCGAGCATCGACGGCCGCGCGGACCTGTACTCGCTGGGCGTGATGGCCTGGTACCTGGCCACGCGCAAGTTGCCCTTCAAGCGCGCGAGCCCCGCGGTGCTGCTCGCGGACCACCTGACGCGCCCGGCGCCGCGCCCGTCCACCATCTGCCCGGTGGATCCGCAGCTGGAGGAGATCATCCTCCTGTTGATGGCGAAGGACCCGCGCGAGCGCTTCCAGGACGCGGGCGAGCTGCTGGAGGCGCTCTGCCAGGCCAGCGGCGAGCCCGTGCCGGAGGAGTCGCTGTCCGCGCGCGCCAGCTACCTGCACGTGCCGGAGGTGGTGGGGCGCGAGGCGGAGCTGGAAGGGCTGATGAACGGCCTGGCGGAAGCGGACTGGGGCCAGTCGCGCGCGGTGCTCGTGGGCGGGCCCGCGGGCGTGGGCAAGACGCGGCTGCTCCAGGAGTTCGAGCTGCAGGCGAAGCTGGCGGAGCTGCCCTTCGGCCGGGGCCAGTGCCGCGCGGAGGGGCTGTCCCCGCTGGCGCCCGTGGCGCAGGCCCTGCGCTGCCTGGTGCCGCACACGCCCTCGGAGCTGATGGACCGGGTGAAGGCCCCGCTCGCGCGCCTCTTGTCGTCGGACGTGTTCGACGGCGACCTGCACGAGCAGCTTCCGCGCGACAGCTCCGATGAGAAGACCGCCTTCTTCGAGGCGCTGTCGGAGTGGACGCGCACGCTGGGGGGGCGGCAGTCCTTCGTGCTGTGCTTCGAGGATCTCCAGTGGGCGGACAGCGCGTCGCTGGAGGCGCTCAACGTCCTCATCCGCGCGCTGCACGGCACGCGCGGCATGGTGGTGGGCACGTTCCGCTCGCAGGAGCTGTCGCGCCTGAGCCTCGCGTTCCAGACGGTGGATGAGAAGCTCACGTCCCGCGTGGACCTGGAGCCCCTGTCCGCCGAGCACGTGGCCACGCTGGTGGAGCTGGTGCTGCCGGGGCTGGACGTGCCGGAGGGCTTCGTGCAGCGGCTGCACGCGACCACCGGCGGCAACGCCTTCTTCGCCACGGAATGCCTGCGCATGCTGGTGGAGGCGGGCGCGCTCAAGCGCGTGGGCGGACGGTGGGAGGCGGAGGAGGGGCTGGGTACGCGCAGGCTTCCGGCGAGCATCCAGGAGGCGGTGCTGGTGCGTCTGGCCAGCGCGCCGCCGGAGCAGGTGGCGCTCCTGCGCAAGCTGGCGCCCGCGGGCCGGATGCTGGACCTGCCGCTGTTGCGCGCGCTGTCGGGCCTGCCGGAGGCGGAGCTGTTCGCCGTGCTGGACGGCATCGTGGAGCGGCAGTTCCTCCAGGACGTGGAGGGCCGCTACGTCTTCACGCACGACACCGTGCACCAGGCCGTCTACGACAGCACGCCGGAGGCGGAGCGCCGGGCCCACCACGGCCGGGTGGCGCGCACGCTCCAGTCGCTGCCCTCCGAACGCGCGGGCGTGGTGCGCGCGGTGGGCTGGCACTTCGCGCGCTCGGACGCGCCCGCGGAGGCCATCCAGCCGCTGCTGGAGGCGGGGCACGCGGCCATCGAGGCGGAGGCGCTGCTGGAGGCCACGCTGCTCCTGAAGGAGGCGGCGGCGCTGCTGGAGTCCGCGCCGGACTACCCGGGGCGCTCGGAGCAGCTTTTGCGCACGTGGGTGTCGCTGGTGGAGGTGGGCTACTCCAGCGACCCGCCGACGTCGGTGGCGTACGCGGACCGGCTCTTCGCGCACTGGGCGGCCACGGTGGACGTGGCGTCCGGACGGCGCGAGGCGCTCTCCCGGCTGGAGTCCGCGCGCACGGCCACGCCGGCGGAGCGCGAGGAGCTGTTGATTCCGCTCTTCCGCGAGGTGGCGGCGGACGCGCGGATGACGCCGGTGGATGTCTTCTGGAAGCGCTCGGAGCTTGAAATCCTCCAGGGCATGGCACTGGCCATCCTGGGGCGCACGGACGCGGTGGAGGCGCTCATCGCGCGCGTGGCCGCGGAGCACCCGGAGGACTCGCCGTACCGGGCGGGGCTGTCCGTGGCGCGCTCCACGCTGAGCGCTTACACCGGCCAGTGGGCGGGTGGGGTGGCGGACCAGCGCAGGCAGGTGCAGCGGCTGCGCGAGTTCCGCGACGCGGTGGGGCGCCCGCCCCGGCGGCTCGCGTGGGCGCTGGGCATGGGCGGCTACCTGCTCAACGTGAACCTGGCCCTGCGTGGCGAGCCGCTGGACGAAGAGCTGCACAAGGACGGGCTCCAACTGGCCGAAGCCCAGGGCTTCACGGACGTGCGCGCCTACCACCTCTTCGCGCAGGTGGCGCGCGCGGCCTTCACCGGCGACGGCGCCGCGTTCGCGTCCGCGCTCGCGCAGAAGACGGAGCTCATCCGGCGGCTGGGCAGCCCCCGGCTGATGGAGCGCAACCTGGCCCTCTTCACGCCGCCCTACTACCTGGAGCGCGGCGAGCACGAGCTCGTCGCCGCGGTGGTGTCGCGCGGCGAGGCGCTGTCGCGCGTGCTGCCCGAGGACCGCTGGCTGCGCGCGCACGTGCTCGTGTACCAGGCGTGCCGCGACGTGCTCTTCGAGGACGCGGGCGCCGCGCGCGAGTCCCTGCCCCGCGCGCTGGAGGCCGCGCGCCAGGGCGGCCTGCGCATGGAGACGCTGGTGCACGTGTACCAGTCGCGCTTCGAACGCGACCAGGGCCGGCTGCCCGCCGCGCTCGCCGCCGCCGAGGCCGCGCTCGAGCGCGCGCTGGACCCCCGCTTCGCCAACCCCTGGGACGAAATCCTGGCCCGCCGCGCCCTGGCGCCGCTGGTGTCACAAGAGGACGGGGACGCGCACCTGCGCCGCGCGCGCCTGCTGGCGGAGTCCACCGGCAACGTGCTCCAGATGGGGCTCGTGTACCTGCAGCACGCGGAGCGCTACGGCACGCCGGAAGAGGTGATGCGGGAGCTGGAGATCGCCGAGCGGGCCTTCACCACCGCCCGGGCCACGCACCTCCAATTGCTGGCCCAGTCGCTGCGCGGCCCGCTGTCGCGCCAGCACGAGGACGTGAAGCAGAGCGCCTGA
- a CDS encoding 2-hydroxychromene-2-carboxylate isomerase, whose protein sequence is MASSPLRFCLDYLSPYAYLAWLRMPAIAARHGRELEPVPVLLAGLLNAVGSVGPAEIPAKRVYVFKQTFRIAHEQGAPFTLPPSHPFNPLLSLRVTAAVDDVAERTRLTTALYSAAWGQGRGIETPEQVGAVLTEAGFDAQALLARAQLPEVKDRVRKNTEDALAHGAFGVPSVLVDDEMFWGVDSLGHLERYLEGRDPLTPGELAKWTNLPATANRRPEGKPRP, encoded by the coding sequence ATGGCCTCCTCCCCCCTGCGCTTCTGCCTGGACTACCTGTCCCCGTACGCGTACCTCGCCTGGCTCCGCATGCCCGCCATCGCGGCCCGGCACGGCCGGGAGCTGGAGCCCGTGCCGGTGCTGCTCGCGGGGCTGCTCAACGCCGTGGGCTCCGTGGGCCCGGCGGAGATTCCCGCCAAGCGCGTCTACGTCTTCAAGCAGACGTTCCGCATCGCGCACGAGCAGGGCGCGCCCTTCACCCTGCCGCCCTCGCATCCGTTCAACCCGCTCCTGTCCTTGCGCGTGACGGCCGCGGTGGACGACGTGGCGGAGCGCACGCGGCTCACCACCGCGCTCTACTCGGCCGCGTGGGGCCAGGGCCGGGGCATCGAGACGCCGGAGCAGGTGGGCGCGGTGCTGACGGAGGCCGGCTTCGACGCGCAGGCCCTGCTCGCGCGGGCGCAGCTGCCGGAGGTGAAGGACCGCGTGCGCAAGAACACCGAGGACGCTCTGGCCCACGGAGCTTTCGGCGTGCCGTCCGTGCTGGTGGACGACGAGATGTTCTGGGGCGTGGACTCGCTGGGCCACCTGGAGCGCTACCTGGAGGGCCGCGACCCGCTCACCCCCGGCGAGCTGGCGAAGTGGACGAATCTGCCCGCCACCGCCAACCGGCGCCCGGAAGGAAAGCCCCGCCCGTGA
- a CDS encoding acetyl-CoA C-acetyltransferase — protein MKSVSKNEEIYFLSGKRTPFGTYGGSLKDLSATDLAVESAKAALAQAGVSPEQIEHVVYGNVVQTSADAIYLPRHVGLRTGVPVPVPALGVNRLCGSGFQAFVTAAEMMLTGGAESVLAGGTESMSQAPHVIRGARWGIPLGKGGLEDMLWTALTDSYTGQAMALTAEQLAVDYGLTQDDVDQYAVLTQKRFAAAQESGRLADEIAPVTLKGKKGDTVVSKDEHNRPETTVEGLRKLPKVFKKDGVVHAGAASGICDGAGSMVMATRSFVEKHGLKPVARLVNWGVSGCDPKIMGIGPAPAIRNLLKRADAKLTDVDLFEVNEAFAPQYLAVEKELGLPRDATNVNGGAIAVGHPLGASGARITMTLAYELKRRGARYGIGSACIGGGQGIAVLIEAL, from the coding sequence ATGAAGAGCGTGTCCAAGAACGAGGAAATCTACTTCCTGTCCGGCAAGCGCACCCCGTTCGGTACCTACGGCGGCAGCCTCAAGGACCTGAGCGCCACCGACCTGGCCGTGGAGTCCGCGAAGGCGGCCCTGGCCCAGGCGGGCGTCTCCCCGGAGCAGATCGAGCACGTGGTGTACGGCAACGTCGTCCAGACGAGCGCGGACGCCATCTACCTGCCGCGCCACGTGGGCCTGCGCACGGGCGTGCCGGTGCCGGTGCCCGCGCTGGGCGTCAACCGGCTGTGCGGCTCCGGCTTCCAGGCCTTCGTCACGGCCGCGGAGATGATGCTGACGGGTGGCGCGGAGAGCGTCCTCGCGGGCGGCACGGAGTCCATGAGCCAGGCGCCCCACGTCATCCGCGGCGCGCGCTGGGGCATCCCGCTGGGCAAGGGCGGCCTGGAGGACATGCTCTGGACGGCCCTCACGGACAGCTACACCGGCCAGGCCATGGCGCTCACCGCCGAGCAGCTGGCGGTGGACTACGGCCTCACCCAGGACGACGTGGACCAGTACGCCGTCCTCACCCAGAAGCGCTTCGCCGCGGCCCAGGAGTCCGGCCGGCTGGCGGATGAAATCGCGCCGGTGACGCTCAAGGGCAAGAAGGGCGACACGGTGGTTTCCAAGGACGAGCACAACCGTCCGGAGACCACGGTGGAGGGGCTGCGCAAGCTGCCCAAGGTGTTCAAGAAGGACGGCGTGGTGCACGCGGGCGCGGCCAGCGGCATCTGTGACGGCGCGGGCTCCATGGTGATGGCCACCCGGAGCTTCGTGGAGAAGCACGGCCTGAAGCCCGTGGCGCGGCTCGTCAACTGGGGCGTGTCCGGCTGCGACCCGAAAATCATGGGCATTGGCCCCGCGCCGGCCATCCGCAACCTGCTCAAGCGCGCGGACGCGAAGCTCACGGACGTGGACCTCTTCGAGGTCAACGAGGCCTTCGCGCCCCAGTACCTGGCGGTGGAGAAGGAGCTGGGCCTGCCACGCGACGCCACCAACGTCAACGGCGGCGCCATCGCCGTGGGCCACCCGCTGGGGGCCTCCGGGGCGCGCATCACCATGACGCTCGCGTACGAGCTCAAGCGCCGGGGCGCCCGCTATGGTATCGGGTCCGCCTGCATCGGTGGCGGCCAGGGCATCGCCGTGCTGATCGAGGCGCTCTAG
- a CDS encoding DUF1751 domain-containing protein — protein sequence MRPMRGFNRGGGGFGGGFPGLDSMAAKLAVALVAFSALFLATRGGQGVLLLLNPRDVLGLRVWELFTYAFIATDPLGIVFGGIIIWSIGGFLESTWGPRRLLMASVGITVLAGLITVLLSLVIPMASLYAGGTVMTTVLWVAYGLVIGRGQTNFWGIPLTGNWFAAIGAGFTVLRLLTAPAWQVLAPELISLVLVFAYVRGASPKRLMLQLQHWRLQRQLRDRSKHLRVVDRNRPPDRDQYLN from the coding sequence ATGCGACCCATGCGGGGCTTCAACCGGGGAGGCGGCGGTTTCGGCGGCGGCTTCCCGGGCCTGGATTCGATGGCCGCCAAGCTGGCGGTGGCACTGGTGGCGTTCTCCGCGCTGTTCCTGGCGACACGGGGAGGGCAGGGTGTGCTGCTGCTGCTCAACCCCCGGGACGTGCTGGGGCTGCGCGTGTGGGAGCTGTTCACCTACGCGTTCATCGCCACGGATCCGCTGGGCATCGTCTTCGGCGGCATCATCATCTGGTCCATCGGCGGCTTCCTGGAGTCCACCTGGGGTCCCCGTCGCCTGTTGATGGCGTCGGTGGGCATCACGGTGCTCGCGGGCCTCATCACGGTGCTGCTGTCGCTCGTGATTCCCATGGCCAGCCTCTACGCCGGCGGCACGGTGATGACGACGGTGCTGTGGGTGGCGTACGGCCTGGTGATTGGCCGGGGGCAGACGAACTTCTGGGGCATCCCGCTCACGGGCAACTGGTTCGCGGCCATTGGCGCGGGCTTCACCGTGCTGCGGCTGCTCACCGCGCCGGCCTGGCAGGTGCTGGCCCCGGAGCTCATCAGCCTGGTGCTCGTCTTCGCGTACGTGCGCGGCGCGAGCCCCAAGCGGCTGATGCTCCAGTTGCAGCACTGGCGCCTGCAGCGGCAGCTGCGTGACCGCTCCAAGCACCTGCGCGTCGTGGACCGCAACCGTCCGCCGGACCGCGACCAGTACCTCAACTGA
- a CDS encoding sigma 54-interacting transcriptional regulator produces the protein MAGLEGLDLRELLAFEPKGGVIRFAGQRALLMDPVALGLLRKELIGMLGMTAARGIFTRLGYAHGWRTAEAMKTAVPWTDEAEWRRAGGRLHTLMGQVRVERIERTDKDGPEPFAEAQWRDSYEAEQHLLHLGQADQPVCWSLTGFASGYLSYCNNKPIYCAELKCVGHGDALCHIVGRPEEEWSSECTEFLRFYETQCMEGVLGQVTEALRQAERKLRAKRQSLARVSGVTEDPAGMVARAEAMQRVLNLARRSAKVDTTILVTGESGVGKERIARLIHDESGRAPKAFIAVNCAAVTEGLLESELFGHAKGAFTGATHDRPGLFEAAHGGTLFLDEVGEVPPAMQAKLLRALQEREVRRVGENTSRKVDVRVVAATNRELSEEVRLGRFRQDLFYRLRVIELRIPPLRERKEDILPLARLLLAEAGERLGRRVTSLSPDAADQLLRYPWPGNVRELGNAIERAVVLCEGPRVERDDLPEEVRAAPPPLVPTGNPRRLEDMEKEYILAVLAQNGGNRSRTAEQLDIGVATLYRKLKQYGHPEAAH, from the coding sequence GTGGCGGGTCTGGAAGGGTTGGACTTGAGGGAGCTGCTCGCGTTCGAGCCCAAGGGCGGGGTCATCCGCTTCGCCGGGCAGCGCGCGCTGTTGATGGATCCGGTGGCGCTGGGGCTCCTGCGCAAGGAGCTCATCGGGATGCTGGGGATGACGGCCGCGCGCGGCATCTTCACGCGGCTGGGCTACGCGCACGGCTGGCGCACGGCGGAGGCGATGAAGACCGCGGTGCCGTGGACGGACGAGGCGGAGTGGCGCCGCGCGGGCGGACGGCTGCACACGCTGATGGGCCAGGTGCGCGTGGAGCGCATCGAGCGCACGGACAAGGACGGCCCGGAGCCCTTCGCGGAAGCCCAGTGGCGCGACTCCTATGAAGCCGAGCAGCACCTGCTCCACCTGGGACAGGCGGACCAGCCGGTGTGCTGGAGCCTCACCGGCTTCGCGTCCGGCTACCTGAGCTACTGCAACAACAAACCCATCTACTGCGCGGAGCTCAAGTGCGTGGGCCACGGCGACGCGCTCTGCCACATCGTGGGCCGCCCCGAGGAGGAGTGGAGCAGCGAGTGCACGGAGTTCCTGCGCTTCTATGAAACGCAGTGCATGGAGGGCGTGCTCGGGCAGGTGACGGAAGCCCTGCGGCAGGCGGAGCGCAAGCTGCGCGCGAAGCGGCAGTCGCTGGCGCGCGTGTCCGGCGTGACGGAGGACCCCGCCGGCATGGTGGCCCGCGCGGAGGCCATGCAGCGCGTGCTCAACCTGGCGCGGCGCTCCGCCAAGGTGGACACCACCATCCTCGTCACCGGCGAGAGCGGCGTGGGCAAGGAGCGCATCGCCCGGCTCATCCACGACGAGTCCGGCCGCGCGCCCAAGGCCTTCATCGCCGTGAACTGCGCCGCGGTGACGGAGGGCCTGCTGGAGAGCGAGCTGTTCGGCCACGCGAAGGGCGCCTTCACCGGCGCCACGCACGACCGGCCCGGCCTCTTCGAAGCCGCGCACGGCGGCACCCTCTTCCTGGACGAGGTGGGCGAGGTGCCCCCCGCCATGCAGGCGAAGCTCCTGCGCGCCCTGCAGGAGCGCGAGGTGCGCCGCGTGGGCGAGAACACCAGCCGCAAGGTGGACGTGCGCGTGGTGGCCGCCACCAACCGCGAGCTGTCCGAGGAGGTCCGCCTGGGCCGCTTCCGCCAGGACCTCTTCTACCGGCTGCGCGTCATCGAGCTGCGCATCCCGCCCCTGCGCGAGCGCAAGGAGGACATCCTCCCCCTGGCGCGGCTGCTGCTGGCGGAGGCCGGTGAGCGCCTGGGCCGGCGTGTGACGAGCCTGTCCCCGGACGCGGCGGATCAGCTCCTGCGCTACCCGTGGCCGGGCAACGTGCGCGAGCTGGGCAACGCCATCGAGCGCGCGGTGGTGCTGTGCGAGGGCCCGCGCGTGGAGCGCGACGATTTGCCCGAAGAGGTGCGCGCCGCGCCGCCCCCGCTGGTCCCCACCGGCAACCCGCGCCGGCTGGAGGACATGGAGAAGGAGTACATCCTCGCGGTGCTGGCGCAGAACGGCGGCAACCGCTCACGCACCGCGGAGCAGCTGGACATCGGGGTGGCCACGCTCTACCGGAAGCTCAAGCAGTACGGCCACCCGGAGGCCGCGCACTAG
- a CDS encoding DODA-type extradiol aromatic ring-opening family dioxygenase: protein MASGVDRREVLQGVAAAGVAGVMGPGPSVARQVAPALFVSHGSPMTALDADDYPQALKRFGDGAGAVKALVVVSAHWETDARVHVTAMAAPPLVYDFYGFPEAMYRLRYAPPGAPALAQDVVARLSAAGVPAVGDAERGLDHGVWVPLLHAFPEARVPVVQVALPADATPAQVARMGEALRPLRAEGVLLMGSGGVVHNLRRVNFRSKLASVEPWAAEFDAWVAGKLAARDFIGLQSWMDAPNSRVAHPSAEHWLPIYFVLGAALPEDRITPVFEGFHHGTLSMRSFALRA, encoded by the coding sequence ATGGCTTCCGGGGTGGACAGACGCGAGGTGCTGCAGGGGGTGGCGGCCGCCGGGGTGGCGGGGGTGATGGGTCCTGGCCCCTCGGTCGCCCGGCAGGTGGCGCCGGCCCTGTTCGTCTCGCACGGCTCGCCCATGACGGCGCTGGACGCGGACGACTACCCCCAGGCGCTCAAGCGCTTCGGTGACGGCGCGGGCGCGGTGAAGGCGCTGGTGGTGGTGTCCGCGCACTGGGAGACGGACGCGCGCGTGCACGTCACCGCGATGGCCGCTCCGCCGCTCGTCTACGACTTCTACGGCTTCCCGGAAGCGATGTACCGGCTGCGCTACGCACCGCCCGGCGCGCCGGCCCTGGCGCAGGACGTGGTGGCGCGGCTGTCCGCGGCGGGCGTACCCGCGGTGGGGGACGCCGAGCGCGGGCTGGACCACGGCGTCTGGGTGCCCCTGCTGCATGCCTTCCCGGAGGCGCGCGTGCCCGTGGTGCAGGTGGCGCTGCCGGCGGACGCGACGCCCGCGCAGGTGGCGCGCATGGGCGAGGCGCTGCGTCCGCTGCGCGCGGAGGGCGTGCTGCTCATGGGCAGCGGCGGGGTGGTGCACAACCTGCGCCGGGTGAATTTCAGATCCAAGCTGGCGTCCGTGGAGCCATGGGCCGCCGAGTTCGATGCGTGGGTCGCAGGAAAACTTGCCGCACGCGACTTCATCGGGCTTCAGTCGTGGATGGACGCACCGAATTCGCGGGTCGCGCATCCATCCGCCGAGCACTGGCTGCCCATCTATTTCGTCCTCGGAGCTGCCCTCCCCGAGGACCGCATCACCCCCGTGTTCGAGGGCTTCCATCACGGAACCTTGTCCATGCGCAGCTTCGCGCTGCGCGCCTGA
- a CDS encoding YceI family protein, whose translation MKLSLKSAVTLLAVAAPSFAFASAWEIDSSHSSAQFAVKHMMVSNVRGTFSNVKGAVNLDDKDVTKSTIEATIDAKTINTNEPKRDEHLKSADFFDVEKFPTITFKSTKVAKAGKDKLNVTGDLTMHGVTKPVTLAVEGPTAETKDAWGNVRRGAVATTKIKRSDFGLTWNKALEAGGVAVGDEVTITLDLETTKKAEAAAPAAKDTK comes from the coding sequence ATGAAGCTGTCCCTCAAGTCCGCCGTCACGCTGCTCGCCGTCGCCGCCCCGTCGTTCGCGTTCGCGTCCGCGTGGGAGATTGACTCGTCGCACTCCAGCGCGCAGTTCGCCGTGAAGCACATGATGGTGTCCAACGTGCGCGGCACGTTCAGCAACGTGAAGGGCGCCGTGAACCTGGATGACAAGGACGTCACCAAGTCCACCATCGAGGCCACCATCGACGCGAAGACCATCAACACCAACGAGCCCAAGCGCGACGAGCACCTGAAGAGCGCGGACTTCTTCGACGTGGAGAAGTTCCCGACCATCACCTTCAAGTCCACGAAGGTGGCGAAGGCCGGCAAGGACAAGCTGAACGTCACGGGCGACCTGACCATGCACGGCGTGACCAAGCCGGTGACGCTGGCCGTGGAAGGCCCGACGGCGGAGACGAAGGACGCCTGGGGCAACGTGCGCCGCGGCGCCGTGGCGACCACGAAGATCAAGCGCAGCGACTTCGGCCTGACCTGGAACAAGGCGCTGGAGGCCGGCGGCGTGGCGGTGGGTGACGAGGTGACCATCACCCTGGACCTGGAGACCACGAAGAAGGCCGAGGCGGCGGCGCCGGCGGCCAAGGACACGAAGTAG